A stretch of Perognathus longimembris pacificus isolate PPM17 chromosome 1, ASM2315922v1, whole genome shotgun sequence DNA encodes these proteins:
- the C1H9orf85 gene encoding uncharacterized protein C9orf85 homolog isoform X2, producing the protein MHISNFYFNGSNWGKELLYNIFPFMKINAKLHDGVCQHCKEVLEWRVKYSKYKPLSKPKKCVKCLQKTVKDSYHIICRPCACELEVCAKCGKKEDIVIPFNKEPERTENGENDQSSHRRNCKRNDESDDDSDFTGDLDDTAAHPTVN; encoded by the exons ATGCACATATCTAATTTCTACTTTAATGGAAGTAATTGGGGGAAGGAGCTTTTGTACAACATTTTCCCTTTCATG aaaattaATGCAAAACTTCATGATGGAGTATGTCAGCACTGTAAAGAAGTTCTTGAATGGCGTGTAAAATACAGCAAATACAAACCACTATCAAAACCTAAGAAATG CGTTAAATGTTTACAGAAGACTGTGAAAGATTCTTACCACATAATTTGTAGACCATGTGCTTGTGAACTAGAAGTTTGTGCAaaatgtggaaagaaagaagacattgtTATTCC GTTTAATAAAGAACCAGAAAGGACAGAGAATGGTGAAAATGATCAAAGCTCTCATAGAAGAAACTgcaaaagaaatgatgaaagtGATGATGATTCAGATTTTACTGGAGACTTAGATGACACAGCTGCTCACCCCACAGTGAACTAA